ACGTCGTTCAGGCAGTGTACCCGCCCGGCACGCGAGCGTATACTGAGGCCCGTTCCTCCCCTGGGACCGCGGGCGTCCCGCCCGCTGCTTCGGACTAACTCAAAACAGCGGGCGGGACGCCCGCGGTCCCAGGAATGCCACCCTCACCCATCGTACACGCTATGAAACTCTCTCGATTCGCTGCCCTGCTCGCTCTCGTCGCGCTCCCGCGCTCGCTCGCGCGGAAGACAAATCCGTCGCTCGAAGGCGGCGACGGTCCCAGGAAGGGCAAGCACATTGTCCTCGTGAGCGGCGACCAGGAGTACCGCTCCGAAGAGGCGCTCCCGCAGCTCGCGAAGATCCTCTCCAAGCACCACGGGTTCAAGTGTACGGTCCTGTTTACGGTGGACCCCAAAGACGGAACTGTCAACCCAAACATCAACAACGTTCCGGGACTCGAGGCCCTCAAGACCGCCGATCTCCTGGTGATTTTCACGCGGTTCCTCAACCTGCCCGACGACCAGATGCAGCACGTCGTTGATTACGTGGCCGCGGGGAAACCCGTCGTGGGTCTCCGCACCGCGACGCACGCCTTCAATATCCCGAAGGACCGGAAGTTCGCGAAGTTCTCGTGGAGCAACGGCGAGGCGGACTTCAAGCAGGGCTTCGGCAAACAGGTGCTCGGCGAAACGTGGGTGGCACCACGGCTCGCACGGCAAGGAGGGCACGCGCGGTATCGTCGTGAAGGGACAGGAGAAGCACGCGATCCTGAAGGGAATTGCGGCCGGCGAAATCTTCGGGACCACGGACGTCTACACGGTCACGCTCCCGCTACCCGGCGACAGTACGCCCCTCGTGTTGGGGAAGTGA
The Gemmata palustris DNA segment above includes these coding regions:
- a CDS encoding ThuA domain-containing protein, which produces MKLSRFAALLALVALPRSLARKTNPSLEGGDGPRKGKHIVLVSGDQEYRSEEALPQLAKILSKHHGFKCTVLFTVDPKDGTVNPNINNVPGLEALKTADLLVIFTRFLNLPDDQMQHVVDYVAAGKPVVGLRTATHAFNIPKDRKFAKFSWSNGEADFKQGFGKQVLGETWVAPRLARQGGHARYRREGTGEARDPEGNCGRRNLRDHGRLHGHAPATRRQYAPRVGEVTETLKPESKAVSGKKNDPMMPVAWTKTYKGEGDKAGRVFTTTMGASQDLEFEGTRRLIVNGCFWAAGLESKIPDKANVDLVGTFKPTPFKFRGNADWKPGVTPADLLK